A stretch of the Teredinibacter haidensis genome encodes the following:
- the glgX gene encoding glycogen debranching protein GlgX — protein MNEFIPSRQFSVKEGKAYPLGANCEENGVNFALFSAHARGVQLCLFDDLGRVEIARIDMRGYTDQVWHVFVEGVGSGTLYGYRVSGPYEPKQGHRFNSNKLVLDPYAKHIDGVFHWGSSMYGYDVNSPQQDMAVDNRDSAADMPKCVVVSDAEMQLDDLPHPHSNKPNIPRNRTVIYETHVKGFTQLNLAVPAHDRGSFAGLANPDLLAYIKDLGVTSIELLPVHGFVNEAFLENHDLSNYWGYNTLHFFSPHADYSSSGHPREFKRMVSAIHEAGLEVILDVVYNHTAEGNHLGPTLSFRGIDNASYYSLQNHDQGFYANDTGCGNTLNIRHPRVLQMVMDSLRYWAAEMGVDGFRFDLATVLGRESYGFDAGSGFFDAVRQDPILAEVKLIAEPWDIGPGGYQLGQYPSGWCEWNDRYRDTCRRFWKGDPGVLPEFARRIHGSSDLFEHSGRAPASSINFITSHDGFTLRDLVSYRDKHNELNKEQNRDGHHANFSENYGVEGEVSDRKILDVRQRQQRNFLATLFLSQGTPMLLAGDELNRTQKGNNNAYCQDNGINWLDWQKQDKDRQNLHKFVRYVISVRQKYPLLTSQRYIHRPDEPDSDIKCVVRWVNAFGEEMRESHWTEQHVNTLGWILEQYPVENPAVNAGKARLLVLFNSGPTDVEFRIPIGTPDAYGVEARYWESVIDTWEPDGLPKLRMQAKGATVNLHAHSMQLLVAVFKN, from the coding sequence ATGAATGAGTTTATACCCTCCCGTCAATTTTCAGTAAAAGAAGGTAAGGCCTATCCTCTAGGCGCGAACTGTGAAGAGAATGGCGTGAATTTTGCCCTGTTTTCTGCTCACGCTAGAGGTGTGCAGCTCTGCTTATTTGATGACTTGGGGCGAGTGGAAATCGCACGTATTGATATGCGTGGTTATACCGATCAGGTGTGGCATGTGTTTGTCGAGGGCGTCGGTTCTGGCACACTCTATGGTTATCGTGTGTCTGGCCCCTACGAGCCCAAGCAGGGGCATCGGTTCAATTCCAATAAATTGGTATTGGATCCCTATGCGAAACACATAGACGGCGTCTTCCATTGGGGCTCAAGTATGTACGGCTATGACGTTAATAGTCCCCAACAGGATATGGCCGTCGATAACCGCGATAGCGCAGCCGACATGCCCAAGTGTGTTGTTGTTTCCGATGCCGAAATGCAGTTGGACGATTTGCCCCATCCGCACAGTAACAAACCCAATATTCCACGAAACCGAACCGTTATTTACGAAACCCATGTGAAAGGATTTACCCAGCTCAATCTAGCGGTTCCCGCCCACGATAGGGGGAGTTTTGCCGGTTTAGCCAATCCAGATTTACTAGCCTACATCAAAGATCTCGGTGTCACATCGATAGAGCTGTTGCCGGTGCATGGTTTTGTCAACGAAGCTTTTTTAGAAAATCATGACTTAAGTAATTACTGGGGTTACAACACTCTCCATTTCTTTAGTCCCCATGCGGACTACTCAAGCAGCGGCCATCCCCGAGAGTTTAAACGCATGGTCAGTGCAATTCATGAAGCGGGCTTGGAAGTGATTTTGGATGTGGTTTATAACCACACCGCCGAGGGAAATCATCTTGGCCCCACACTTTCATTTCGCGGTATCGACAACGCCTCTTATTACTCTCTGCAAAACCATGATCAGGGTTTTTATGCTAATGATACGGGCTGTGGAAATACCCTTAATATCCGACATCCCCGGGTGCTGCAAATGGTGATGGACAGCCTGCGCTACTGGGCGGCTGAAATGGGTGTCGATGGCTTCCGGTTTGACTTGGCAACAGTGCTCGGGCGGGAATCTTATGGTTTTGATGCAGGCAGTGGTTTTTTTGACGCGGTGAGGCAGGATCCGATATTGGCAGAAGTAAAGCTCATTGCTGAGCCCTGGGACATAGGCCCCGGAGGCTACCAGTTGGGGCAGTACCCCAGTGGCTGGTGCGAGTGGAATGATCGCTACCGAGATACCTGTAGGCGTTTCTGGAAGGGGGATCCGGGGGTGTTGCCTGAATTTGCACGGCGTATCCACGGCTCCAGTGATTTATTTGAACACTCCGGACGCGCACCGGCGTCGAGTATCAATTTTATTACCAGCCACGATGGTTTTACTTTACGCGATCTGGTTTCGTATAGAGACAAACACAATGAACTAAACAAAGAGCAGAATCGCGATGGCCACCATGCTAACTTCAGTGAAAATTACGGTGTGGAAGGTGAAGTCAGCGATAGAAAAATTCTTGATGTTCGTCAGCGTCAGCAAAGAAATTTTTTAGCGACTTTATTTCTATCTCAGGGAACGCCCATGCTGTTAGCTGGGGATGAATTGAACCGAACACAGAAGGGCAACAATAACGCTTATTGCCAGGACAACGGTATCAATTGGTTGGATTGGCAAAAGCAGGACAAAGATCGTCAAAACCTACATAAGTTTGTTCGTTACGTCATTTCTGTTCGACAAAAATATCCACTGTTGACCTCTCAGCGCTACATTCACCGGCCCGATGAGCCGGACTCCGATATTAAATGTGTTGTGCGTTGGGTTAATGCCTTTGGTGAAGAGATGCGCGAATCTCATTGGACAGAACAGCATGTGAACACCTTAGGTTGGATATTGGAACAATACCCTGTTGAAAATCCTGCAGTAAATGCGGGGAAGGCTAGGTTGCTAGTA
- the glgB gene encoding 1,4-alpha-glucan branching protein GlgB, with the protein MATLPLDVIQSIVDSHCDDIFAHLGCHQLNGGILRFSVFLPGAEDVEIFSYDNSALLLKLEKIHEAGFFTGTLEASEPFRYLLNICEQGQWSLEEDPYRFGSNIGEQDLYLFGEGTHENAYSFMGAQLKAVDGVAGTQFAVWAPNAKRVSVVGEFNHWDGRRHMMRKHMLSGIWEIFIPGVAEGAHYKYELKAQDGSLLPHKADPYGFYAQQPPEQASRVYDNRRYQWQDSDWNQKKCQFTKRDKAVSIYEVHLGSWKRVVEDENRYLDYRELSEQLIPYVKEMGFTHIQLMPISEFPFDGSWGYQPIGLFAPTSRYGTPDDFKFFVDQCHKAEIAVLIDWVPGHFPTDQHGLGRFDGTPLYEHADSRQGFHPDWNTFIYNYGRKEVANYLMANALYWLDVFHIDGLRVDAVASMLYLDYSRNEGEWIPNAYGGRENLEAIDFIRHVNERVYKNYPDVMMVAEESTAWPGVSKPTNFGGLGFGFKWNMGWMNDSLEYISKEAIHRQYHHHDMTFSLYYAFSENFILPLSHDEVVHGKGSILGRMPGDSWQQFANLRAYYTFMWAHPGKKLLFMGSEFGQGPEWDHNNGLCWHQLEITEHAGVQKLIRDLNLLLQCYPALYELDCEEGGFEWVEADDSHNSVFAFHRNDSSRKSSLLVVCNFTPVVRENYRVGVSSPGVYAELLNTDSSEYGGSGIVNADKLCSEPVPWHYRENSLELKLPPLAAVILKRES; encoded by the coding sequence ATGGCAACACTTCCTCTCGATGTAATTCAGTCTATTGTCGACTCCCATTGCGACGATATTTTTGCGCACCTTGGCTGCCACCAGTTGAATGGGGGGATATTACGTTTTAGCGTGTTTCTTCCTGGTGCGGAGGATGTCGAAATATTTAGCTACGATAATTCAGCGTTATTGCTTAAGCTTGAAAAAATTCACGAAGCGGGTTTTTTTACAGGAACGTTGGAGGCTAGCGAACCTTTTCGATACCTATTGAATATTTGCGAGCAGGGACAATGGTCGTTAGAGGAAGACCCTTATCGCTTTGGTAGCAATATTGGTGAGCAGGACTTATACCTGTTCGGCGAAGGTACCCATGAGAATGCTTACAGCTTTATGGGTGCCCAGTTGAAAGCGGTGGATGGTGTTGCGGGAACACAATTTGCTGTGTGGGCGCCCAACGCAAAGCGAGTTTCTGTTGTTGGAGAGTTTAACCATTGGGACGGTCGCAGGCATATGATGCGCAAGCATATGCTCAGCGGTATATGGGAGATATTTATTCCTGGTGTTGCCGAAGGCGCGCACTACAAATATGAATTAAAGGCGCAGGACGGTTCGCTTTTACCGCATAAGGCTGATCCATACGGATTTTACGCTCAACAGCCTCCCGAACAGGCATCTCGCGTATACGATAATCGACGTTATCAGTGGCAGGATAGTGATTGGAATCAAAAAAAATGTCAGTTTACCAAGCGCGATAAAGCTGTATCCATTTACGAAGTTCATTTGGGTTCGTGGAAGCGCGTTGTCGAAGATGAAAATCGCTATTTAGACTATAGAGAATTGTCAGAGCAGCTTATTCCCTACGTGAAAGAAATGGGGTTTACGCACATCCAGCTAATGCCAATTAGCGAATTCCCGTTTGATGGCTCGTGGGGCTACCAACCGATTGGTTTATTTGCTCCTACCAGTCGTTATGGTACTCCTGACGATTTTAAATTTTTCGTCGATCAATGCCACAAAGCAGAGATAGCGGTATTGATTGATTGGGTCCCGGGTCATTTCCCAACAGATCAACACGGACTTGGACGCTTTGATGGCACACCGTTATACGAACACGCAGATTCGCGACAAGGCTTTCATCCTGATTGGAACACATTTATATACAACTATGGACGAAAAGAAGTTGCCAATTACCTGATGGCCAACGCTCTTTATTGGCTTGATGTTTTTCATATTGATGGGTTGCGGGTGGATGCGGTTGCATCCATGCTTTATTTAGACTACAGCCGCAATGAGGGCGAGTGGATCCCCAATGCTTACGGAGGGAGAGAAAATCTCGAAGCTATTGATTTTATTCGCCACGTGAATGAACGCGTATATAAAAACTACCCCGATGTGATGATGGTGGCAGAAGAATCAACGGCTTGGCCCGGAGTATCCAAGCCCACCAACTTCGGCGGGCTTGGTTTTGGTTTTAAGTGGAATATGGGATGGATGAACGATAGCTTGGAATATATTTCTAAAGAAGCTATTCATCGTCAGTACCATCACCACGACATGACTTTCAGCCTTTATTACGCTTTCAGCGAAAATTTTATCTTGCCGCTAAGTCACGACGAGGTCGTGCACGGTAAAGGTTCGATTCTGGGGCGAATGCCGGGAGATAGCTGGCAACAGTTTGCTAACCTGAGAGCTTACTATACGTTTATGTGGGCGCACCCCGGCAAGAAACTATTGTTTATGGGGAGTGAATTTGGTCAGGGGCCAGAGTGGGATCACAATAATGGTTTGTGCTGGCACCAGCTGGAAATAACAGAGCACGCGGGCGTACAAAAGCTCATTCGAGATCTTAATCTGCTATTACAATGTTACCCCGCGCTGTATGAGCTCGATTGCGAAGAGGGTGGTTTTGAGTGGGTCGAAGCAGATGATAGTCACAACTCCGTCTTTGCATTTCATCGCAATGACAGCAGTCGTAAAAGCAGTTTATTGGTAGTGTGTAATTTTACACCAGTCGTCCGAGAAAATTACCGTGTTGGCGTCAGCAGTCCTGGGGTCTATGCTGAACTATTGAATACAGATTCCAGCGAATACGGTGGTAGCGGTATTGTCAATGCCGACAAGCTTTGTTCGGAACCTGTTCCCTGGCATTATCGAGAGAATTCCCTTGAGTTGAAATTGCCGCCACTAGCGGCGGTCATATTGAAGAGGGAGTCCTAA